A single Crateriforma conspicua DNA region contains:
- a CDS encoding galactitol-1-phosphate 5-dehydrogenase, with product MKALLLTEYKNLEVTDVDEPAVGPDDVLVQVEACGICGSDIHGYDGSSGRRIPPLVMGHEAAGNVVRTGKNVTDLKPGDAVTFDSMVSCGQCEFCRSGHQNLCDNRMVLGVSCGDYRRHGAFAERISVPRRIVYRLPDGLPLEHAALVEAVSVAVHAANVTPITLGDTAVVVGAGMIGLLTIQAVRAAGASRVIAIDINDRRLKVAQDVGATDVINSSQVDAVQTVIQMTGGRGADVAMEVVGMTPTVQTAIESVRKGGCVTLVGNVTPTIDLPLQSVVTREIRLQGTCGCNGEYPQCIDMMARGIIDVRPLITQKISLAQGPEWFDRLYKGDPDQMKVIVCPQT from the coding sequence ATGAAAGCTCTTTTGCTGACCGAATACAAAAACTTGGAAGTCACCGACGTCGATGAACCGGCGGTCGGACCTGACGACGTTCTGGTCCAGGTCGAAGCATGTGGAATTTGTGGCAGCGACATCCACGGCTATGACGGCAGCAGTGGCCGCCGGATTCCACCGTTGGTGATGGGGCACGAGGCGGCGGGAAACGTTGTTCGGACCGGCAAAAATGTGACCGACCTGAAACCCGGCGATGCCGTCACGTTTGATTCGATGGTGTCCTGTGGGCAATGTGAATTTTGCCGTTCCGGTCACCAGAACTTGTGCGACAACCGCATGGTGCTGGGCGTCAGTTGTGGCGATTACCGTCGCCACGGTGCGTTTGCCGAACGTATCAGTGTTCCACGGCGAATCGTGTATCGCTTGCCCGACGGTCTGCCGTTGGAACATGCCGCCCTGGTCGAAGCGGTTTCGGTGGCGGTACACGCGGCCAACGTGACCCCCATTACCCTGGGCGATACGGCGGTGGTGGTCGGTGCGGGGATGATCGGTTTGCTGACGATCCAGGCCGTTCGTGCCGCCGGTGCATCACGCGTCATTGCCATCGACATCAATGATCGTCGCTTGAAGGTCGCCCAAGACGTTGGTGCCACCGACGTGATCAACAGCAGCCAGGTCGACGCGGTACAAACGGTCATTCAGATGACCGGCGGACGTGGTGCGGATGTGGCGATGGAAGTCGTTGGGATGACACCGACCGTACAGACCGCGATCGAATCGGTTCGCAAAGGTGGCTGCGTGACCCTGGTCGGAAACGTCACGCCGACGATCGACTTGCCGCTGCAGTCGGTGGTCACGCGTGAAATTCGGTTGCAAGGCACCTGTGGCTGCAACGGTGAGTATCCCCAGTGCATCGACATGATGGCCCGAGGCATCATCGATGTTCGTCCGCTGATCACCCAGAAGATCTCGTTGGCACAGGGGCCCGAGTGGTTCGATCGGCTTTACAAGGGTGACCCGGATCAAATGAAGGTCATCGTCTGTCCCCAGACTTGA
- a CDS encoding response regulator, translating to MAKILVAEDSLTHMEVLRSILESDQHDVDCVEDGQQALDYLNDNSCDAIVTDLNMPVLDGCQLVQHLTNSDPEIPIVVVTARGSESLAVDALAIGATDFVPKDSLQQLLTKVVRQVLGYRVAEAQASGLAGQLRKPEFYFKLTNDIGSIPVVANYLVTTMAAAKCGNPNLRYRTATAMASAIFNAIQYGNLQIRESQILDPQHADAADCDLAVRVKVSIANSDTRISVAHEGKGAITRTTPAPGTPESFEIEQCRGLMLMTSFMNDVMFNHRRSEVTLVVQH from the coding sequence ATGGCCAAAATCTTAGTAGCCGAGGACAGCCTGACGCACATGGAAGTGTTGCGGTCGATCCTGGAATCCGACCAGCACGATGTTGATTGCGTCGAAGACGGCCAGCAAGCGCTGGACTATCTGAACGACAACAGTTGCGACGCCATCGTGACGGATCTAAACATGCCGGTTCTGGACGGGTGCCAACTGGTTCAACATCTGACCAACAGCGATCCGGAAATTCCCATCGTTGTAGTCACCGCCCGCGGCAGCGAATCACTGGCGGTTGACGCTTTGGCCATCGGTGCGACCGACTTTGTGCCCAAGGATTCGTTGCAACAATTGTTGACAAAGGTCGTTCGACAAGTTTTGGGCTACCGCGTGGCCGAGGCTCAGGCATCAGGTCTGGCGGGACAGCTGCGTAAACCCGAGTTCTATTTCAAGCTGACCAACGACATCGGTTCGATCCCGGTCGTTGCCAACTACTTGGTCACGACGATGGCGGCGGCCAAGTGCGGAAACCCCAACTTGCGTTACCGAACGGCAACGGCAATGGCCAGCGCAATCTTCAACGCGATTCAGTACGGGAACCTGCAGATCCGCGAATCACAGATCCTGGACCCTCAACACGCCGACGCGGCCGACTGTGACTTGGCGGTGCGTGTCAAAGTCAGCATCGCGAATTCCGACACACGGATTTCGGTGGCCCATGAAGGCAAAGGGGCCATCACACGAACGACCCCAGCGCCCGGCACCCCCGAATCTTTTGAAATCGAACAGTGCCGCGGCTTGATGTTGATGACCAGCTTCATGAACGATGTGATGTTCAATCACCGTCGCAGCGAAGTCACGCTGGTCGTTCAGCACTGA
- a CDS encoding GNAT family N-acetyltransferase yields MSKIELVAVDYQNSQHANDLVAMLDHYASDVSGGGEPLSAEVRQNLASRLASRNDADSVLAYVDDRPAGLLNCFEGFSTFAARPLLNIHDVIVHQDYRRRGIARRLLNAARDIAIRRGCCKMTLEVLSENRGAVAAYEQFGFERYQLDPTFGAAVFMENKLGDATPPA; encoded by the coding sequence ATGAGCAAGATTGAACTTGTCGCCGTCGACTATCAGAATTCCCAACATGCCAACGACCTGGTTGCGATGTTGGATCACTATGCCAGCGACGTCAGCGGCGGTGGAGAGCCTTTGTCGGCGGAGGTTCGCCAGAACTTAGCATCGCGGTTGGCCAGCCGAAATGATGCCGACAGCGTGTTGGCGTACGTCGACGATCGCCCGGCCGGGCTGTTGAATTGCTTCGAAGGGTTTTCCACCTTCGCGGCGCGTCCGTTGTTGAACATCCACGACGTGATCGTCCATCAAGACTATCGACGCCGTGGGATCGCCAGACGACTGTTGAATGCGGCCCGCGACATCGCGATTCGTCGCGGGTGTTGCAAGATGACGCTGGAGGTGTTGTCGGAAAACCGGGGCGCGGTGGCCGCTTATGAACAGTTCGGGTTCGAACGCTATCAACTGGACCCGACGTTTGGGGCCGCGGTCTTTATGGAAAACAAGTTAGGCGATGCCACGCCGCCCGCCTGA
- a CDS encoding cupin domain-containing protein: protein MYDSICHPDDFSWKESDFPGVTNKVLNTNPNTGGLTVLTRMDAGAEIPAHHHDIADELVYVLEGDFIENGQHYRPGTVFFAQAGTKHGPHHSQHGCVVLTQFSKTLDFVLD from the coding sequence ATGTACGATTCGATTTGTCATCCCGACGACTTTTCCTGGAAAGAGTCCGACTTTCCCGGCGTCACGAATAAGGTCCTGAACACCAATCCGAATACGGGGGGGCTGACGGTGCTGACCCGGATGGACGCGGGCGCTGAAATTCCGGCGCACCACCATGACATCGCCGACGAATTGGTCTACGTGCTGGAAGGCGATTTCATCGAAAATGGCCAACACTATCGTCCCGGCACCGTTTTCTTTGCTCAGGCGGGAACGAAACACGGCCCCCACCATTCCCAGCACGGGTGTGTGGTGCTGACCCAGTTTTCCAAGACCCTGGACTTTGTCTTGGACTAA
- a CDS encoding HEAT repeat domain-containing protein: MRRGRARWPLLIVVATLVVVTAAVAADYWSAKPAEYQATFVGREACVDCHQEEAKLYQDSHHDLAMDVATDETVLADFGDVTFTQYGITSRFYRDGDKFMVNTEGETGEMEDFEVKYVFGYTPLQNYMVEFDRPDDMPEDQVARVQVLRLTWDTEKGEWFYLSPPDVFEKMEPDDPLHWTGIGQRWQIMCAECHSTNLQENFDLKTNQYHTTFSEIDVSCEACHGPGSLHVELANSRSLFWDRNHGYGLAKLKGDNPRPQIETCAPCHSRRALLDETFHPGDPYHDHFQLETLTEATYHADGQIKDEVYVYGSFIQSKMYHEKIRCTDCHDPHSLQLKFPGNQVCTNCHQHAAGKYDVPSHHHHEPGTEGAMCVNCHMPDATYMAVDPRRDHSMRVPRPDLSLAIGTPNACSDCHVMDQLEDVRKQVSDEDRKTIEKMYPLEEYANWLLAAQAGIKPVADAVRKTDQWCEDACEKWYGEDRQTPKHWGEDIAAFRRGDPDGVKRLIKVAKTRGGYPYPPIARATALRELTLRPVGDSELRDIVDAAKEILADTTDEPIVRAAAASVMQVAPPTMTRKSLVPALQDTSPLVRDEATRTLAQSDAYGTLTSSERTQVDLALKNVKQTLMIGGDRGGAHMTWGILNERTGKLDEAAKAYQNALRIQPAMTGPRTNLASLLERMASQQPGPTAAQYQQYAAKLRDEELPLLIRDANLAPENADVQHRCGLALYLAGRYDEALQRLELAARLAPDVDQYQMVVELMKQKMAEEEASK, from the coding sequence ATGCGACGCGGTCGTGCGCGGTGGCCGCTATTGATCGTTGTCGCCACGCTGGTGGTCGTGACCGCCGCGGTTGCCGCCGATTATTGGTCGGCCAAGCCTGCCGAGTACCAGGCAACCTTTGTGGGGCGAGAGGCCTGCGTGGATTGTCACCAGGAAGAAGCCAAGCTGTATCAGGATTCTCATCACGATCTGGCCATGGATGTGGCGACCGATGAGACCGTCCTGGCGGATTTTGGTGACGTCACGTTCACGCAATACGGAATCACCAGCCGGTTTTATCGCGACGGCGACAAATTCATGGTGAACACCGAAGGCGAAACCGGAGAAATGGAGGACTTCGAAGTCAAGTACGTCTTTGGTTACACGCCGCTGCAAAACTACATGGTCGAATTCGATCGGCCCGATGACATGCCCGAAGACCAGGTCGCGCGAGTGCAAGTCTTGCGACTGACCTGGGACACCGAAAAAGGCGAATGGTTTTACCTGTCACCGCCAGACGTCTTTGAAAAGATGGAGCCCGACGATCCGTTGCACTGGACCGGCATCGGACAGCGTTGGCAAATCATGTGCGCCGAATGTCATTCGACCAACTTGCAAGAAAACTTTGATCTGAAGACCAACCAGTACCACACGACGTTTTCAGAAATCGACGTCAGCTGTGAAGCCTGTCACGGTCCGGGCAGTCTGCACGTGGAATTGGCCAACAGCCGGTCCTTGTTTTGGGATCGCAACCATGGATATGGCCTGGCCAAACTGAAAGGCGATAATCCGCGTCCGCAGATTGAAACGTGCGCGCCCTGCCACAGTCGGCGGGCGTTGTTGGATGAAACCTTCCACCCCGGTGATCCCTATCACGATCATTTCCAGCTGGAAACGCTGACCGAAGCCACGTATCACGCCGACGGCCAAATCAAAGACGAAGTGTACGTCTACGGATCCTTCATCCAAAGCAAGATGTACCACGAAAAAATTCGTTGTACCGATTGCCATGATCCGCATTCGTTGCAGCTCAAGTTCCCCGGCAATCAAGTCTGTACCAACTGTCACCAGCACGCCGCCGGCAAGTATGACGTCCCGTCGCACCATCACCACGAACCGGGCACCGAAGGGGCGATGTGCGTGAATTGCCACATGCCCGATGCGACCTACATGGCGGTCGACCCGCGACGTGACCACAGCATGCGGGTGCCACGCCCGGATCTGTCCTTGGCGATCGGTACACCCAACGCCTGCAGCGATTGTCACGTGATGGATCAGCTGGAAGACGTCCGGAAACAGGTCAGCGACGAGGATCGGAAGACGATCGAAAAGATGTACCCGCTGGAGGAATACGCCAATTGGTTGTTGGCCGCACAGGCGGGGATCAAGCCGGTGGCCGACGCGGTTCGCAAGACCGACCAGTGGTGCGAAGACGCCTGTGAAAAGTGGTACGGCGAAGACCGGCAAACGCCCAAACACTGGGGCGAAGACATTGCGGCGTTTCGTCGTGGTGACCCCGACGGTGTGAAGCGATTGATCAAGGTCGCCAAGACTCGTGGTGGCTATCCCTATCCGCCCATTGCACGGGCCACGGCACTCCGCGAACTGACCCTTCGTCCGGTGGGTGACAGTGAACTGCGAGATATCGTCGATGCGGCTAAGGAGATTTTGGCCGACACCACCGACGAACCCATCGTCCGCGCCGCGGCCGCCTCGGTCATGCAAGTCGCACCGCCCACGATGACGCGGAAGTCGTTGGTGCCCGCGCTCCAAGACACTTCACCGCTGGTGCGAGACGAAGCCACGCGGACACTGGCTCAATCGGATGCCTATGGCACGCTGACATCATCCGAGCGTACCCAAGTCGACCTAGCGCTGAAAAACGTCAAACAGACACTGATGATCGGTGGTGACCGTGGTGGTGCCCACATGACATGGGGCATCCTGAACGAACGGACCGGGAAACTGGACGAAGCCGCCAAGGCATACCAAAACGCGCTGCGGATCCAACCGGCGATGACGGGCCCGCGAACGAACCTTGCGTCATTGTTGGAACGGATGGCGTCCCAGCAACCTGGACCGACCGCCGCACAATACCAGCAATACGCGGCTAAGCTGCGCGACGAAGAGTTGCCGTTGTTGATCCGCGACGCCAATCTGGCACCAGAGAACGCCGACGTCCAACATCGATGTGGACTGGCGCTGTACTTGGCAGGTCGCTATGACGAAGCGCTTCAGCGACTGGAATTGGCCGCAAGACTTGCTCCCGATGTCGACCAGTATCAGATGGTGGTCGAATTGATGAAGCAAAAGATGGCGGAAGAAGAAGCGTCGAAGTAG
- the lpxD gene encoding UDP-3-O-(3-hydroxymyristoyl)glucosamine N-acyltransferase, translated as MTISISDLAAMVGGKLIGDPSRMITGANPPAECQTGQITLLDEAKRAEEFDPGCAAAVVTPVALADGMEAECVQIVVEDPHEAFGRIVAHFRPPLPATVPQAGIDPDAQVDPTAEIHPTATVAAGTFIGARVRIMPGVVVGQGCTIDEDCVLHAGVVLYSYTRLEPRVVLHAGSVLGAHGFGYRQENGRHVPTAQLGYVHIERDVELGACVTVDRGTYGATRICEGTKVDNQVMIGHNCRIGRHNLICSQVGIAGSCHTGDYVVLAGQVGLKDHIKLGDQTIVGAQAGVMEDSQGHEVLLGSPATGQREQMQIMATERKLPEMRRELKSLRKELSSLRQIVGDDVPVRKAA; from the coding sequence ATGACCATTTCAATCTCGGACTTGGCCGCCATGGTGGGTGGCAAGTTGATCGGAGACCCTTCCCGGATGATCACCGGGGCCAACCCGCCGGCCGAATGCCAGACGGGGCAAATCACTCTGTTGGACGAAGCCAAACGGGCCGAGGAATTCGACCCGGGCTGTGCCGCCGCGGTCGTCACGCCGGTTGCCTTGGCCGACGGCATGGAAGCGGAGTGCGTTCAGATCGTCGTGGAGGATCCCCACGAAGCGTTCGGCAGGATCGTCGCCCATTTTCGTCCGCCACTGCCTGCGACCGTCCCGCAAGCCGGAATCGATCCCGACGCGCAGGTCGATCCGACCGCAGAAATTCACCCAACGGCAACCGTGGCGGCCGGTACATTCATCGGTGCCCGAGTCCGGATCATGCCCGGTGTGGTGGTGGGCCAAGGCTGCACGATTGACGAAGACTGCGTGTTGCATGCCGGCGTCGTGCTTTATTCTTACACCCGCTTGGAACCACGCGTCGTGCTTCACGCCGGCAGCGTCTTGGGTGCCCATGGATTCGGTTATCGCCAAGAAAACGGACGTCACGTCCCGACCGCCCAACTGGGATACGTGCACATCGAACGTGACGTGGAACTGGGGGCCTGTGTCACCGTTGACCGTGGCACGTATGGTGCGACGCGGATTTGCGAAGGCACCAAAGTCGACAACCAAGTGATGATCGGACACAACTGTCGGATCGGTCGTCACAATTTGATTTGCAGCCAAGTCGGCATTGCCGGCAGCTGTCACACCGGTGATTACGTCGTCTTGGCTGGTCAAGTCGGTTTGAAAGATCACATCAAGCTGGGTGACCAAACGATCGTCGGCGCCCAGGCCGGCGTGATGGAAGACAGCCAGGGTCACGAGGTTTTGCTGGGATCACCGGCGACCGGCCAGCGCGAACAGATGCAGATCATGGCGACCGAACGAAAGTTGCCCGAGATGCGACGGGAACTGAAATCGCTGCGCAAGGAGTTGTCGTCGCTGCGTCAGATCGTCGGCGACGACGTGCCCGTTCGAAAGGCGGCGTGA
- a CDS encoding LpxI family protein, with translation MTPIRGADAAEPIGLIAGWGRLPVLVAQTLKSNGHPVHCIAINGHASAELEGVCDAVQWAGVGRMGGHLRFFRRRGVTGVTMAGKLFKSDLLYSRSVWRHLPDWTCVRVFAPLLLGRRPDARDDSLLTAVTELYLRQGIAVHAATDLAPELLVNQGHLAGPSPRPALQSDARAGWRVARQMGGLDIGQTITIKDGTVIAVEAIEGTDACIQRTGQLCSRGGWTLVKVAKPDQDMRFDVPTIGPQTIANVHAAGGKAIVIEAERTIVVDQDQTYRDASRAGISIIAYDDADVCGSSTEETVVRRAA, from the coding sequence ATGACCCCGATTCGTGGTGCGGACGCGGCGGAGCCGATCGGGCTGATTGCCGGTTGGGGACGCTTGCCTGTGTTGGTGGCCCAAACGCTGAAAAGCAACGGGCATCCGGTGCATTGCATTGCGATCAACGGCCATGCATCGGCCGAATTGGAAGGCGTGTGTGACGCGGTCCAGTGGGCCGGCGTTGGCCGCATGGGCGGACACCTGCGATTCTTTCGTCGTCGTGGCGTGACCGGCGTGACGATGGCCGGCAAACTGTTCAAGTCGGATCTGTTGTATTCCCGATCGGTGTGGCGTCACTTGCCCGATTGGACCTGTGTCAGGGTGTTCGCGCCATTGTTGCTGGGACGTCGCCCCGATGCCCGCGACGACAGCCTGCTGACCGCAGTGACCGAACTTTATCTACGTCAGGGAATTGCGGTTCATGCCGCGACCGATTTGGCTCCGGAGTTGCTCGTGAATCAGGGACATTTGGCCGGTCCGTCGCCTAGGCCCGCGTTGCAATCCGATGCCCGCGCCGGTTGGCGGGTGGCGCGTCAGATGGGCGGGCTGGATATCGGACAGACGATCACCATCAAAGACGGGACCGTGATCGCCGTTGAAGCGATTGAGGGAACCGACGCCTGTATCCAACGCACCGGTCAGCTGTGTTCTCGCGGCGGATGGACGTTGGTCAAAGTGGCCAAGCCGGACCAAGACATGCGGTTTGATGTTCCCACGATCGGTCCGCAAACGATCGCCAACGTTCATGCCGCCGGCGGCAAAGCGATTGTCATTGAAGCGGAACGGACGATCGTCGTCGACCAAGATCAAACCTACCGCGATGCCAGTCGCGCAGGGATTTCCATCATCGCCTATGATGACGCCGATGTTTGCGGGTCATCGACCGAAGAGACGGTGGTTCGACGTGCCGCTTGA
- a CDS encoding 4-(cytidine 5'-diphospho)-2-C-methyl-D-erythritol kinase, translating into MSKTNASQIRMLCPAKLNLFLELCKRRDDGYHDIDTVMVAIDLVDELQIRVRQQPGISLQVDWLPSRHELSCQLGVEPSSKAATGADDQGDPSLAPESAASLLDIPCDERNLVWRAAEAAVKHFGLDLGFEITLGKRIPAGAGMGGASSNAAMTLLAIATLVGRQGDLDSLHGLAADIGSDVPFFLRLPPVPDPAGTAPAGTRNGSENSAASISPVAWATGRGEVLQPVPIGGRLNFVIVYPAIALSTARVYQGATVPDSPISSAPLRKSLQTLAISEIGQFMENRLTEPARKIASRIDEIHESMWQSGLKGVQLTGSGSASFGIADTPKSAGSAAVTLRQQLCPGARVMTACSLPPPAQTQT; encoded by the coding sequence ATGTCCAAAACGAACGCATCGCAAATACGGATGCTTTGCCCGGCAAAGCTGAATCTGTTTTTGGAGTTGTGCAAACGCCGCGACGACGGATACCACGACATCGATACGGTGATGGTGGCCATCGACTTGGTGGATGAATTGCAAATCCGTGTTCGGCAACAGCCCGGCATTTCACTGCAAGTGGACTGGTTGCCTTCGCGTCACGAGCTTTCCTGTCAACTGGGCGTCGAACCATCTTCGAAAGCTGCGACGGGGGCCGATGACCAGGGCGATCCATCACTTGCACCGGAGTCCGCGGCATCATTGCTGGACATCCCCTGCGATGAACGGAATCTGGTTTGGCGGGCTGCCGAAGCCGCGGTTAAACACTTCGGTTTGGATCTTGGATTTGAAATCACGCTTGGTAAACGCATCCCGGCCGGTGCGGGCATGGGCGGTGCCAGCAGCAACGCGGCGATGACGCTGTTGGCGATCGCCACCTTGGTCGGACGCCAGGGCGACCTTGATTCCCTGCACGGCTTGGCCGCCGACATCGGCAGTGACGTTCCCTTTTTCTTGCGGCTGCCGCCGGTCCCGGATCCGGCCGGCACTGCGCCCGCGGGCACTCGAAACGGCAGCGAAAATTCAGCTGCGTCAATTTCGCCGGTTGCCTGGGCAACCGGTCGCGGTGAAGTCTTGCAGCCGGTTCCCATCGGCGGCCGGCTGAATTTCGTCATCGTCTACCCGGCGATCGCATTGTCGACGGCTCGGGTTTATCAGGGGGCCACCGTGCCCGATTCGCCAATATCTTCGGCACCACTACGAAAGAGCCTGCAGACCTTGGCGATCAGCGAAATCGGGCAATTTATGGAGAATCGGTTGACCGAGCCGGCACGGAAAATTGCGTCTCGGATCGATGAAATTCACGAATCTATGTGGCAAAGCGGTCTGAAAGGGGTTCAATTAACGGGTAGCGGTTCGGCCAGTTTCGGGATAGCGGATACCCCCAAATCGGCCGGCTCGGCGGCTGTGACGCTGCGTCAGCAATTATGCCCCGGTGCACGAGTGATGACAGCGTGTTCGTTGCCTCCGCCCGCACAGACTCAGACGTGA
- a CDS encoding SpoVG family protein, with the protein MNITEVRIKLMESSEDRLRAFCSITIDDCFVVRDLKIIDGTNGPFVAMPSRKLAGHCQRCGYKNHLRANFCNQCGGKLRLDADFNDSPQKLYADVAHPINSECRELIQNAVLAEFEAEVSRASQPGYRSRYDDDFGFEDVSADDLDSEDRRNSGSRSTALAKSNVNEPAAKPKRSDDQRQEATLIDSAGEGGPPRPKMSDRPGDRASAQVRTTNSASTDDTDSESDSHDQDGFGAGIFDE; encoded by the coding sequence GTGAACATCACTGAAGTACGCATCAAGTTGATGGAATCCAGCGAAGACCGTCTGCGAGCATTCTGTTCGATCACGATCGACGATTGTTTTGTCGTTCGTGATTTGAAGATCATCGACGGAACAAATGGCCCCTTCGTTGCCATGCCCAGTCGTAAATTGGCCGGGCACTGCCAACGTTGTGGCTACAAAAATCATCTGCGCGCGAATTTCTGTAATCAGTGTGGTGGAAAGCTGCGACTGGATGCGGATTTCAACGATTCGCCACAGAAGCTGTATGCCGACGTCGCCCACCCGATCAACAGCGAATGTCGCGAGCTGATTCAGAACGCGGTGTTGGCAGAATTCGAAGCCGAAGTCTCACGTGCCAGCCAGCCTGGTTACCGTTCGCGGTACGACGACGATTTTGGTTTCGAAGACGTGAGCGCTGATGATCTGGATTCCGAGGATCGACGAAACTCGGGCAGCCGTTCCACCGCGTTGGCAAAGTCCAATGTGAACGAACCTGCGGCCAAGCCCAAACGGTCCGATGACCAGCGACAGGAAGCCACCTTGATCGATTCGGCCGGCGAAGGAGGCCCCCCGAGACCCAAGATGTCGGATCGACCCGGTGATCGTGCTTCGGCCCAAGTTCGCACGACGAACTCCGCATCCACGGATGACACCGATTCTGAAAGCGACTCGCACGACCAAGACGGCTTCGGTGCCGGAATCTTTGACGAATAG
- a CDS encoding methyltransferase RsmF C-terminal domain-like protein produces MTGNQTEPTDRESGDWRSELRDSLGVCGLPDQQWADFLAALEVNHGSVMRLHRRWIDDAKLQCDSDGLRAGHLGPPVPWYHGAFRHGGTWQGRRPADTLRYAAGDFFLQDAGSLLALAACGADTDELAGSLVCDLCASPGGKATALVEAVGESGFVLANEPIRSRLAALEFNLTRTGSDRWAISQKDPEDLASQLTGQFDCVVVDAPCSGQTLVARGKQSEGSFSARQVRHSAARQNRILDAAVRLLRPGGKLIYSTCTFAVDENEAQVQRIVETTSMVPVQLEALQDYRSVTDGCYRLWPHLHDCAGAFAARLDADGDAMSSRDEASPPHGRDRFSSAKRHKNRRDRLRPRRFEFDPGDWITDDVAGLHQRTIIRGDVAMCVPLEAPDWVPLIAAKLPELAYCTGKTWKPAHGLSRRAFASVTPVQTIQVDDARARRYLSGNVIDCALRGWVVVTWQDRPLGWIKSNGSTGKNHLPVPYRLTGG; encoded by the coding sequence ATGACCGGCAACCAAACCGAACCGACCGACCGGGAATCTGGCGACTGGCGCAGTGAACTACGAGATTCGCTGGGTGTCTGTGGATTACCCGATCAACAATGGGCCGATTTCTTGGCGGCCCTGGAAGTCAATCACGGCAGCGTCATGCGGCTGCACCGTCGCTGGATCGACGACGCAAAATTGCAATGCGATTCGGACGGGCTCCGGGCCGGTCATTTGGGTCCGCCCGTGCCCTGGTATCACGGTGCGTTTCGACACGGTGGTACTTGGCAGGGACGCCGGCCTGCCGACACGTTGCGGTATGCGGCCGGTGATTTTTTCTTACAAGACGCCGGATCGCTGTTGGCATTGGCGGCTTGCGGTGCGGACACAGATGAGCTGGCCGGCAGCCTTGTTTGCGACTTGTGTGCATCACCTGGTGGAAAAGCAACGGCGTTGGTCGAAGCGGTCGGCGAAAGTGGGTTTGTGTTGGCCAATGAGCCGATCCGGTCTCGGCTGGCGGCGTTGGAATTCAATCTGACTCGGACCGGCAGCGATCGTTGGGCGATCAGCCAAAAGGATCCGGAGGATTTGGCGTCGCAGTTGACCGGGCAGTTCGACTGTGTGGTGGTCGATGCGCCGTGCAGCGGCCAAACATTGGTGGCCCGCGGCAAGCAATCCGAAGGCTCGTTTTCGGCACGTCAGGTTCGACACAGTGCCGCCAGGCAAAATCGCATTTTGGATGCGGCCGTGCGTCTCCTGCGTCCCGGCGGCAAACTGATTTACAGCACATGCACCTTCGCGGTGGACGAAAACGAAGCTCAGGTGCAACGGATTGTTGAAACGACGTCAATGGTGCCGGTGCAATTGGAGGCATTGCAGGATTATCGTTCCGTGACCGACGGTTGTTATCGCCTGTGGCCGCATTTGCATGACTGTGCGGGTGCCTTTGCGGCACGGTTGGACGCTGATGGGGACGCGATGTCGTCGCGGGACGAAGCTTCACCGCCCCATGGACGAGATCGATTTTCATCGGCAAAACGACACAAGAATCGGCGGGATCGTCTTCGTCCCAGACGCTTTGAATTCGACCCCGGGGATTGGATCACGGACGACGTGGCGGGACTTCATCAGCGGACGATCATTCGCGGTGATGTTGCCATGTGTGTGCCGTTGGAAGCACCGGATTGGGTACCGTTGATCGCTGCAAAGTTGCCCGAGTTGGCCTATTGCACCGGAAAAACATGGAAGCCGGCCCACGGATTGTCACGGCGGGCTTTCGCATCGGTCACCCCTGTGCAAACGATCCAAGTGGATGATGCCCGGGCTCGTCGCTACCTGTCGGGAAACGTCATCGATTGTGCGCTGCGTGGTTGGGTGGTCGTTACCTGGCAGGATCGTCCCCTAGGCTGGATCAAATCGAATGGTTCCACTGGCAAAAACCATTTACCCGTACCCTATCGATTGACCGGCGGTTGA